CAGTGACCACCCGAAataaatcctcctcctctttcacagtTATgccaggaggtcagaggtcgaggCACACCCACCTTGCCGAGGGAACTGTTCTGCGAGTTTGCGCAGGCTGCTGAGGCTGTCGGCGCCCAGCTGACTGAGGATGCCGGGGAGCATCTCCGTCAGCTGCTTGGTCTCGGCGTGGCCCGTGATGGCGAAGGTGTTGGCGGACAGCGAGGCCTGCACTTTGGGGTTGTTGAAGTGGATCACGGTTCCGTCGTCCTTGATCATGTTCACCTCGGGAGACAAAGCGCGCGCGCGAGGTTTAACCGCAGGGCCGAATGCGGTGGCGCTATTGATCCGCGAGGTCGCTCGTACGCGCGCAGAGTGCAAGTGGGCAAATGGCAAAGCGGTCAGGTCAACGCgttaaaaagggggaaatgacATCATGTTTGAGGGGTCACTTAAAGCAGAAGATCCGTGCAAATGTACCTCCTCGATTCCAGCTATATTGTTGACAGCCAATTTCTTAAGTGAACTCTGTAGCTTCTTGTCATCGGCTGTTGCAGTTCTGTGTAccaccttcttcttcctgcGTGCAGATccctggagaaaaaaataaaagaattcgCAATATGTTTTCGTTCAAAATCAGTTGAAACTCATTGCTTTTATCGAGGCTGAACTTATAGatatctaatattcaaaagttaTCATTATTTTCCaataaatttacattttcagtCGTATTCATCTAATGAATCGGCGGCACAGATGTTTTGCCAAGGTGTATTAGGACTACCATCCAACAATGAATTTGAATTTAAGCGTTTAAACctttaaaacaaaagcaacaaaaacacaatagagatataactttttttgttgttgccagaTGACACCTttacaatcaaaacaaaacaccacTTCCTGTATTGGCGACTCACTTTTCCCCCTATCCGGACCTGGGCTTGAAGTTTTGCCAGTTTTTCTTGATTCATTCTTTCAACCTACACAATAAAAACGAAATGAATGTCGGAACAAATAAATGTTCTGTTCAAGCTGCTTAAAACCAACGcggcatgctgctgctgcagcagctgctcgcAACTGTCGACTGTGAGCTGCAGCAACAGCACGAGCCCATCAGACAGAAGTCCAGTCCAGTTCCCACAGAATCCAGTAAAACGTGGTTAATCAACAAGGCGAAGGTATTCAAAACAGAGGAAGAAATTATACCTCTGCTCAGACTAGCTCCAAGTTGTCAGTCTGTGTCAGTCTGTGTCCGTCAGTGTCAGTGTGGTGAGCAGCTGCAGACATGAcaacacggggaggggggggggggggggggggggggaggctacaGACCGAACACGGCGCGTCACGGCTCGGTTCGGTCCGACAGCTCCGGTCCGGCCGCGCAGCAACGAGCACAAATCAACACGTTTCATCCCAAACCTGCTCGAACGTCCACACGGGCACGCGCTGGGGCGAAAGATGGAGGTTACGAGGAAGAGGTGGCGTCACACACACCCATACGGATTTCTattgttcttcttctgtgttctATTTAGTAGTTGCAAGGGTTTGAATGGGGCGCCGCCACCTGCAGGGCAGTTTGTGTATTACATCAACAAACGCCCCTTGACCCACTACCAGACTCCACCCCAACCATTGAGACAATTAATGATTAAAAGATTTATTTAGCATATTGAACTGCAGAAAAgtccaaagaaacaaaaatatttagttGTTGTAACTTGTTTTGCTTCTGAAAAAAACTGTGAATTGGATTTCAATTGAACTTACAAACAAGTGTAGTCAAAttactgtacccccccccccccaagtaacAATAGGAACAGTAATCATCAAGAGCTCTGTCAACACATGACAGCTGGCATATTAATCAATTAGTTATTATGTCTTTGTCATGACTGATACATTAATAGTTAAAAATAGTAATACAAATTATCTcctaaaatgtctttatttatctTGGTGCCACACTCTTGACTTATCACAAATGACCCGGACCATCacctacaacaacaaaacatttcactttttttatttccacctaTATTACACAGTTGAGCCCAAAGAAAATGTTCACACAGATTTACGAGACAGAGATGATATGCTACAAACGTATGTGTTGCCATAAGTGCACCACTGAGCGACTGCTCTGTCTGATACAGTAGATGGACACATACTACATTTCATCAAACTGTGAATGTCATTTAGTATTTCTATAGACTGAATCATAATAAGTCATGAGCTCAGTTACAGTATTTTGTGCATCCTGCTACAAACATTTGTACACTGCATTCTACACATAataacacagacacatttagaGATCTGACATTGTACAGAAGCTGATTGATGAGATCCTAAATATGAATCCAAATGTGGCATCTGCCAGCAATAACAAAAGACAATTAAGcaataataaaatgataaaaataaaaatccttcaATGATGTTGAGCTGCCAAATGAAAATCTCAGCATTAATACAAATTATGTTcactttttccaaaacaaaaattCAATAAAGGAGTGACAGAACAAACCTGAAGGCAATATGAGTGAATGTTTTAACTTAAACTGATTTCGTACACGTCAACGTGAAGTACCACAGGGCTGAAAAAGTAGCactattttaatttaaacagaGCTGTATCGCAATATGTACACAAATACTTTGTTTAACACAGATACATTTGTAAACTCACTTGGACAGATATCTCAAGTACTGCCACAACAACGACAATAACTGAATCCCACATTATACAATAGAGCACATGACAGATCCTATTGTCCATTAAGCGAAGAGAGCGGGAAAACTGCCTTTATAATGGTAGCTCATACCCAGCAACTTTAACTGTCTGTATTCCAACAAAGTTCTGCACAACTTTGTAGCTTCctatgtttgtattttttcctcAAATGATGTTTCCATATCAGCTCTCGTGaccccggggtgggggggggggcctcaggcGATGGATTTGATCGCAGTCTCCGGTAATCTACCGAGGAGGCGGCAGTCGGTCGGGCCGAAGCCCGAGTTGCTGGTCTCCAGCGAGCTGCGGAGCACGCTGCGCTGCCAGCGCTGCGCGAAGCGAGACTTGGGGCCACAGCAGTCGTGGAGCAGCGTGAACATTTTCCTCAGGACGGCCTTCCTCAGCAGGATGTAGACCCAGGGGTCGAGGATCTGGTTCCACGTGGCCATGCGCACCACCACGAGGAGGCTGAGGGACGCGGGCTCGTCTCTGGCCCTGGTGCTCAGCATGATGACGCGGATCTGAAGGAGCGACCATAGAAttaaggagagagtgagaaaaaaaCGAGACAACTACGCAATTAGCTTTAGCATCTAATATAACTCTGcttctttatttaatacataTCTAGTTTATTGTATGAGAACATTTATCCCTATTGCACAAAGTATTTTGTAATTAAGATTCAGATCTACACAAAAGAATCTGTAATGCAGTAAATATGACAAAGTATCCTCCACCCAAGTAAAGTGATTCGACACACTGTCATCTGCAAAATAATTCATAAAtaataagtgaataaataatgtTTGATTACTGGATTGTTACTGTCAGAATATTTTTAATCAACCCAAAGGAAGTTTTGTAAATTGTCTTGGTCCAGAAACAAGAACCACAAAAAGTGTGAGAAAAGTGAGTCATGTTGGGATTTAATGGAGACTTCAGTGCACTTTTGCAGCAGCGACTAGAAGTACAAAGGCTTGAAATGTGTGTCCTTTTCTGCCAGatcaaatgaacattttataGTGCAATTATAGCCTTTTTTTGTCCAAATCAAATCGCTAAGAGGTTCGACATCAAACAGTGAGACGGGCGGGggacaaataaaaaagcaacGGTGCAGAAACCCTTAAATACCAGCTCATTTTCCCATCACAGATAATAAAGCTCAGAACCCATTTCACTGTCACTTGGCACTTACCAATGTTCACAGGCCGTGGTAACCCGGGGTTTTAAGCTCACAAATGTGACCCTTCTGACAATGTAAAGTAATAATGAATATTCCGAATTAACAATGCCCTTCAACTCATTTTCACCACCTCATGCGACAATGCCCATCCTCACCAGCAATGGGCCCCAACACACGCAGGACACCGACATGATACCCAGCAGCTGACAGATCATCTCTATGTGGTACGACGTGCCTCGACAGTGGTGCTTGCGGCGCAGCCGGGCCCGCAGCAGAGCACAGCTCGTCATGGCGTTGCACACAATGGAGAGCATCAGGGCCATCAGCCCCAGCATGGAGAAGACCAAAGGGAGGAGCACGTCCAGCCAGTCTTTAGGTTCCTCCATGTGGAAGAAGCACCAGCTCCTGGAGCTCTGGACCCGGTAGGGCCTCCCCAGCAGCACGGGCAGCACCGCCACCAGGGCGGCGAGCAGCCAGGTGAGTGCCAGCAGCCGCTTCATGTGGCGGGACGCCAGCGCCGTGGAGTGGAAGATGGGCCTGGTGACGCCGAGGCAGCGCTCCACGGCCATGGCGCTGCCCAGGAAAAGGGGGCTCAGGCCGAAGAACACCATGCACGCCCCGAAGGCGCCGCACACGGCGCCGCGGGGGTCGAACGCCTGCCACTCCTTGTGGAAGCTGTAGACGAGGATCACCAGGGAGCCGTTGATGAGGTGACCCAGCAGGTCGGTGACCACCAGGCTGCTGGCAAACAGCAGGAAGGACGCCTTGGACTTGATCCGGAGGCGGTTGTAGGATTCGACGAGGATGAATAGCGCCAGGCCGTTGGAGAAGATGCCCACAGTCATGGAGACGACGGAGGCGGCGATGGAGATTTCCTTCCGGGTGCCGGTGTTGTTGCCCTCTGACCCGTAAGCTGTTTCTGAGCTCCCGTTGGCTGCCATGGTGGAAATGAAATCTgaaggagaggatgaagagCGGATGAATCACTTTCCCCGGACATTGTGGCAAATAAATTGCTTTTTATTCCTTTAGTATTTTTTTGAGAAATGAATTTAATGATAACAAAAAGTTCCTCTGACTTGCAACCTCTGAGATGcaactcatttatttttacagcacCACGTGCGCTTTGGGGTGTGACTATGGAGACAGTGAACGTCCTggcatattaaaataaaaaatatccaacatttttaaaagaaaataattgatgTCAACGGTCCTGGTTAAAATCTTACCTCACGTTTGTTTCCCTCTCACGCAACTCGCCACATGTCGCCTTCACTTTGTGCCTTCTTCCACGATCGGAGGAGCCACGCGACGTGCAGTCGGTCCGGCGGTAAATGCCATCGTATCTCCTCGGGAGCGGCGCGGAGGCTGCGAAGAGCGCAACTGGTTTCCGCGGATGCGCACGAGCGTCAGTCCGCCGAGGTGTCACTTCGGTCTGAAACCCGCCTCGGTGCCTCAACAACTGTCCTTCACAGCCAGCAAAAGAAGATTAAAACGCTTGAGGGGACCTGTTTGGTTTTCTGTGGTGGCCGGAGAGGCATGCAAAGGGAAATAAGACTGATGGCAAAATATGCACGCCCTCAACTTTGATAATTACGCATGATTACCTTTCCTCCAAGTAAAAggactgtgtgtctgcagccgcATGAGTCACCTGTTTATTACTGCCGTCCTATGTGCTTTATTGATGAAAAGATATCCTTTTACTGTTAATATAATTAGTTTTCTATTGCACCCAAGTGTAATATCCCCTCctggatattttatttttcatcagtcTTGTGAAAACGAATGGGATCTAACAACAATATTCAATATCCCTTTTGATATGATgataatcataataaaaatagtagttcaaataaaaaaaaatgtttttcttccatttctgtGAATGTAAAATGAGGACACTACCTGAGCCAGTCTTTAAAGTGTCTCTGCTTGGACTGCAGAGAATGCTGGGCTGATGTGTTCAACCTGTCAGTCACACCTTTTGCTTTAAGCCTTTGATCCAATAGTTAATTAAAGTTATCCATGTAATACGTTTAGACTATACAGTGCAAAGAAAATAGTAAACTCACGtccttctttatttgtttgctgGTTTTTGGTGTCCTTTCATAGTTATGTTTCATTTGGGCCTGAATTACAAATCGGCTGATTCTTTTttaatacaatgtttttttccccctcactaACATGAATTATTTCAAGGGCATTTAAAAGTATATAATAGGTAAGATCACACAGAAGTGTGTCTGTTCattcattgcaaacaaacattaCAATTCACATTCAGATTGTATGGAAACGAACAAATATAAAGAGCTGTTCAGAACATATACCAGCGAGCTGACGCTTTCATTCAAAGCGAGAATTCAACCAAGAGGTtactgacacacaaaaaaaacaagaatcaagATAGCAAGTCAAACTgcaaagtgcatttttaagacGCTACCAAAGTGCCCATTCCAGGTGTAGCCGGAAGAGTTGAGTTACACACACGAAAGCACTTGGTTTTAGCACAACCAACAACGCAAACAGGATACGTTTGAGTGAAAGAGAGAACGTTGGACAGACGATGATTGTGTGATTATTTGGAGCAGGAACCCAAGTCGCCCGTTGTGCGCACGTGCATTTCAGGGCCACGGTCCGTTCCACCAAAGTGAGCGCAGTCCCAGACCCACTAAGCTCTTCATACCCGCGGACTCTGAGGTCAGCGTATTGATTGAAACCGTCTCCATGACGTCAGCTCGGTGCCTGGAACGTCTTAACGTAACAGATCCTGAGTTGTTAGCCTTGGTGCCAGGCACCTGAGTCAGACAACCTGGGGGTCACACACATCGGCTAAAAGCACATTTCACATCATCTAGAAGTTTGtgcatcgaccccccccccctgactttGCACTCATTCTGACAATAATCATCGTCATGTTGCTCAATCAATCCCTACTTCtcacctttttgtcttttctattACAGCGGTAGTGcgattttattgcattttcaaTCATCATCGCATCGGGGTATTCGTACCAAACTGTGAGATGGTATTGAACCCATAGGACCTATAAGTGCTTCATTGTGCCTGAAGCCctagaaaaaaagtgatttgttTCTTCCCTTCAAAAGGCATTTCCCTTTCTTTGTTCACCAGAAGGTGTTCAATTTGTGTCCTtcactttgctttgctttttctttatgTGGAAAGATGAGGATGGAAAGTCAGCTTGAGTTTCAATCTGCCTGCAAAATGTTTGCTCATTAGTTTAACATCCAGACTCTGCTGCTTCTGTCATAGTTACTAAGCACTTACTAACCATTAAAGAAATTATCTGCCAAAATACACATTCGTAAAATACTGAATGTGTTGCGATTAAGGTTTCACATCTTGTACTTTCATTTTTTCTGCAGTGTAATCAAAAAGCCCATTATTTCCATTGATTGCAAATAGGCATGGATTGTTTGACTGCCTTTTATCCTCTAAATTATGTCCCATTATTTCAACTGTGTCaacagaaaaaatagaaaagtgaaaaaagttCCACAATTCATTGACGAAATTctattttgtttctttgaagTAGCAATCAAAGTTCATTGCTTTTTCTCAACACAAAAACCACATCTAGAGACTAACAAACAAGTGAATACTTCCCCATATACATATTAAACGTCTGcaatttcaaatgcaaatgaattaggatacaaaatgctttttgtttGAAAGGAACGCCATGCAGAGCGCTGATGTAGCAGCATAGTGTCTTGCGAGCTTCTCTTTGCTTTATGCTTTTTGGTTTGTGCACTCTGTAGAAACCTTATTTGTGTAGAAAGCTTATTTCCACTGCATCCCTCTCATTGAACACAAGTACTCTGAGGTCTCCGTGACCTGAACAGCTGTGCAACGAATACTTCTCAGGAGAGGGTTTGGGTGATTAAATGATGTCTTCAAAACTTGTGCCTTTGGCGAAACCTATAGCACAATTGTGTTTTTCAAGTAATTTGAATTCATCACATGCAAGAAAAACAGTATCAACTCAATGGCTTTTTGGAGAAGATGGTCCAGCCGCTTCGCTTCTTCCCTGTAAAAGTATATCTTTTAATAAAATTTCAACAGCTACTGAAAGAGTCCCGGTAAGGGACAACCAAAAAAAGCTCATTCGCAATGAATTCACTTATTTCAAAGTCTGTAATTGACTTGTTaaatccctcccccctctgagccttctcgtccccccccccccaaatggtCGCTAAATCGTCTCCCAGGTGACATTACGCCTTGGAGTGTGGTGTCACACGGTGTCTGCTGTAATGACGGGCAGCAGAGTGCCGGGTCACAATGCAGGGAAAGCACAGGCACGGGAGTGCAATCATCATTCATTCTGTGGGTCCCAAAGGGGGGGTTTGGATGGAGCGAGA
This is a stretch of genomic DNA from Pungitius pungitius chromosome 7, fPunPun2.1, whole genome shotgun sequence. It encodes these proteins:
- the btf3l4 gene encoding transcription factor BTF3 homolog 4 isoform X2, which translates into the protein MIKDDGTVIHFNNPKVQASLSANTFAITGHAETKQLTEMLPGILSQLGADSLSSLRKLAEQFPRQALDSKAPKAEDIEEEDDDVPDLVENFDEASKDEAN
- the btf3l4 gene encoding transcription factor BTF3 homolog 4 isoform X1 — protein: MNQEKLAKLQAQVRIGGKGSARRKKKVVHRTATADDKKLQSSLKKLAVNNIAGIEEVNMIKDDGTVIHFNNPKVQASLSANTFAITGHAETKQLTEMLPGILSQLGADSLSSLRKLAEQFPRQALDSKAPKAEDIEEEDDDVPDLVENFDEASKDEAN
- the ptgfr gene encoding prostaglandin F2-alpha receptor — encoded protein: MAANGSSETAYGSEGNNTGTRKEISIAASVVSMTVGIFSNGLALFILVESYNRLRIKSKASFLLFASSLVVTDLLGHLINGSLVILVYSFHKEWQAFDPRGAVCGAFGACMVFFGLSPLFLGSAMAVERCLGVTRPIFHSTALASRHMKRLLALTWLLAALVAVLPVLLGRPYRVQSSRSWCFFHMEEPKDWLDVLLPLVFSMLGLMALMLSIVCNAMTSCALLRARLRRKHHCRGTSYHIEMICQLLGIMSVSCVCWGPLLIRVIMLSTRARDEPASLSLLVVVRMATWNQILDPWVYILLRKAVLRKMFTLLHDCCGPKSRFAQRWQRSVLRSSLETSNSGFGPTDCRLLGRLPETAIKSIA